The genomic interval AGCTGCCGCTCGGCCAGGGCCAGGTCGGCGTCCTTGTCCACGTCGGTGCCTACGGCCGCGTGCGGCGTGACCAGCGCGCAGGCCTTCACACCGAGCAGTCCAGACACGCGCTCCTCCAGCTGCCTGACGCTCAGGCGGCCGGTCAGCAGGCGCAGCAGGACGTCCCAGCCGATCAGGCCAGCCAGTCTCAGCGGCGCCTTGCGCGCGGCGAGCACCTCCCGCAGTCTCGGCAGGAACTGCCCGATCAGGGCGGGGTCCAGAATGAACAGATTCCCGCCGGTAAAGGTGCCGTCCCGCAGGCGGGCGTAGGTGCGTTTCACGCCCGGGTACGCCGCCTCGCAGATCTCACGGCGCACCACCGGGTACACCAGTCCGGCGTCCAGTGGGGCGCTGTCCAGCACGTCGCGCACGTCCGCTGCCGTCAGCATGGGCACGTCAGCGGTGACCACCAGCACCCGCTCGCCGGGCGTGAGGCCCAGGCCGCGCAGGGCCTCCACGCCGGCCTCCAGGTTGCTCAGCAGGGTGCCGTGATCGGTGACGCGCACGTCCACGTGCCCCTCCAGGGTGGGCGTGAGCGGCCCCACGTACGCCACGCGGGCCACGCGCTCACTGCCGCGCAGCGCCCGCAGGACGTGCAGGGCCATGGGTTCGCCCGCCACGGGAATCAGGGGTTTGACCTTCACGCCGTGCGCCGCCGCGAAGGGGTCACCGGGGTCACCGCCGCCCAGCACCACGGCGCTCCAGCGCGTCTCTGCCTGCCTGTTCATTGCCGCCCAGGGTAGCACCCGCCCGCGCGGCTCCACCCTCCCCCGGCAGGTGCAGCGCCGCCCGGAACCCCGCGCCGGGCGCACTCTGCAGCGCGAGGGTCCCGCCGTGAAGCTGCGCCACGTGCCGCGCCAGGGCCAGGCCCAGGCCGTGCCCGCTGAGGCCGGAAGCGTCCGCGGTGCGGCTGGCGTCGGGGCGGTAGAACGCCTCGCCGAGACGCGCCAGGGTGGCTTCGTCCACGCCGGGCCCGTCATCCTGCACGGTGACGGCCGCGCCGCCGCTCACGGCCCGCACCTGCACGGTGACCGTCGCGCCCGGCGCGTGCCGCACCGCGTTGGTCGTGAGATTCCAGATGGCCTGCCCCAGCAGCACGCGGTCGCCGGGGACGGTCACGGCCTGCGGGGCGTCGAGGTCCACGTCGGCCAGCGGGTCCAGTTCGCGCGCGCGGTCCACAGCGTCCGCCGCGAGGTCCCGCAGCGGCACGGGCGCACGCTGCACGGCGGCCGGGTCACGGGCCAGCAGCAGCAGGTGGTTGGCGAGCGTGGCCAGCCGGGTGATATCCGTGCCGATCTCCTGCAGGTCCGCGCGGTAGCGCGCCGCGTCCCGCTCGCGCGCCAGGGTCCCCTCCACCCGGGCCGTCAGGGCGGCGAGTGGGGAGCGGAGGTCGTGCGCCGCGGCGCGCAGGAAGCCCTGCTCCCGGTCGCGCGCGTCGGCAAGGTGCGCGTAGCTGCGCTGCAGGGTCAGGGCCAGCCGGGCGAGTTCGTCGCCGTGCCCGGCCCCGGGCAGGGGGCGGCGCAGGTCGCCGCCCTCGCCCACGGCCCGCGCCGCGCTTTCCAGGGCGCGCACCGGACGCAGCAGGCGCCCGGCCACCACCCAGCCGACCAGCAGGGACAGCAGCAGGGCCAGCGGCAGCAGCCACGTCAGGGCGCGGGTGAACGCCTGGCGGGCCTCCCTGAGGGCGCGGGCGTCCACGGCGACCTGCAGCAGCGTTCCGGCGCGCAGGGACCGCACCAGGATCAGGTGCGCGCCGGTGGCGGTCAGGTACGCACCTGGGCCGGGGCGGAGGTTCAGTGGCACGCCACCGGGAAAGTTGGGGGTCCCGACCGAGGCGAGACCGCCGGACTGCGGCGCCACCACTCGCAGATCCACGGTGCGGCGGTCCACGTCGTCGGCAATGCGTTCCAGGTCCGTCTGGGCGATGGTGGTCACACCCAGCAGGGTGCCCAGCAGGTTCTCATCGGGCCGGGGGCGCAGCAGGCCCTCCACGCGGCCCTGCACGGCCTCCACCACGCTCAGGAGCCGCTGTTCCTGGGCCTGGCGCAGGAAGCCGTTCACGCTCCAGTACAGCCCGGCGGCAACCAGCGTCACGGCGAGGCCGGTGGCGAGCGCGGCCCAGAGGGCCAGCTGGGCGCGCAGGGTCAGGCGCACCGCGGCCCCGTCAGCGTTCCACGCGGTAGCCGCGGCCGCGTTCGGAACTGATGGCTTCGGGCGCCAGTTTGCGCCGCACGTAGCGCACGTACACGTCCACGATCCGGGCCTCTCCTCCGAATTCCGGTCCCCACACGCGGTCGATCAGGTCCTCACGGGTGAACCAGCGTTCCGGAGACTGCGCCAGCACCTCCAGCAGCGCGTACTCGCGGCCGGTCACGGCCACCTCCGCGCCGTCCCAGGTGACTGTGCGGGCCACGGTGTCCAGCGTGCCCCGCCCGCCGGTGAAGGTGACCTGGGGGGCCGCGCCGCCCCGTTCACGCCGCGCCAGGGCGCGCAGCGTGGCCAGCAGTTCGGGCACCGCGAACGGCTTGACGAGGTACGCGTCGCCGCCGAGATCCAGGCCTTCGACCCGGTCGGGGAGTTCGCCCCGGGCCGTGAGGAACAGAATGGCGGATTCCACGCCCTGTGAACGCAGCTCCCGCGCGATCTGAAAGCCGTCCAGGCCGGGCAGCATGACGTCCAGGATAATCAGGGGGTAGTCACCCAGGGCCGCGGCCTCCAGCCCCTCAGGTCCGGTCTGTGCCCAGGTGACGGCGTACCCGGCCTCGCGCAGCGCACTGACGGTCGGCTGCGCAATCCGGGCATCGTCCTCCACCAGCAGCAGTCTCATGACACTCAGTGTAGGTGGGGGGGTTAAAGGGTCGTTAGGTCAGCGCGCGCCACGCGGCCCAGCCCAGCAGGGTTACCAGTGCGGCCGCGGTCACTGCGGCGGCGGGCACCAGCCAGGGCAGGCGGCGCTGCACGCTCAGGCTGCGGCGCTGCGCCTGCGCCAGGACGGGAGCGGGCAGGGTGCGGGCCGCCAGAGCCAGCAGGGTGGGCACGATCAGGAGGTCGTCTGCCACGCCCAGGACCGGGGTCAGGTCCGGCAGGAGGTCCAGGGGCAGCAGCGCGTACCCCAGCGCCAGCAGGGCCAGGAGTTTCGCGCCGGCCGGGGTGCGGCGGTCGCCCAGCGCAAACAGCAGGGCCAGCGCGTCGCGCCAGGTGGCTTTCACTCGGGTGATCACAGCGCTGATACGCGGGGAGGAAGCCCCGGGTTCCGTGCTAGACTGGTCAGGTCAGCTGTGCCGGTCCTCGGGCCGCGCAGCTCCGGAGGTCAGACGAACAGCCGGCTCGCCCCGCGCGAGTCCACGTGTACCGCAAGGACACGTTGCACAGATACGGGAACCCGCACGCAACCCATTGCTACGCCCCGCTCCGCGCGAGGGCCGACGCTGTTGCCTGCTCCGCCCCGTGTCCGCGCCGCTGATCGCCGGACCCGGGTGGGTTTCCGTTGACCGGTCCCCTGCCTGGTGTGTTACAGTACTTGCTTGGTGACCCGCCGAGCGGGTGCAGCAGGCCAAGGCCGCCCAGGGCAGCGTTTCTTCGGGCGCGCGGCAGGAGGAAAGACCATGTTTGCAATCATTCAGACCGGCGGGAAGCAGTACCGCGTGCAGGAAGGCGACGTTATCCGCGTCGAGAGCCTGAAGGGCGAAGCGGGCGACAAGCTCGACCTGACCCCCCTCTTCGTGGGTGGCGACAGCGCCTCCTTCGGTGACGCGGCCAGCAAGTTCACCGTGAACGCCGAAGTCGTCGAGCACGGCCGCGGCGAGAAGATCTACGTGCGCAAGTACAAGAGCGGCGTGCAGTACCGCCGCCGTACCGGTCACCGCCAGGACTACACCGCCATCAAGATCCTGGGCATCAAGGGCTAAGGGAGGACTGACTTAACATGGCACACAAGAAAGGCGTAGGTTCGTCCAAGAACGGCCGTGACAGCAACCCCAAGTACCTCGGCGTGAAGAAGTTCGGCGGCGAGAAGGTGCTGGCCGGCAACATCCTCGTGCGTCAGCGCGGCACCAAATTCAAGGCCGGCCCGAACGTGGGCATGGGCCGTGACCACACCCTGTTCGCGCTGGAAAACGGGCAGGTCGTGTTCACGAACCGTGGCGCGAAGGGCCGCTTCATCAGCATCGAAGTGCCCACCGAAACCGCCGCCGACTGAGGTCGCGGCAGCCCAGGAACGCCGGTCCCCCAGGGGAACCGGCGTTCTGCGCTGACCGGCAAAGGTGCGCGTGCTGCTCCCGGGGCGCACCGGACTGATAGACTGGTGTGTGTTGCGGCCTGACCGCCGCGCCCGCCCCACGGGGCAAGGGTCCGCGTGCGGTCAGGCTGCGTTCGCGTTGACCGCGCGTGCGGGCAGCGTAAAGGAGTGATCGTGGCGTTTCGTGATGTTCTGAATATCGAGGTGGCCGCCGGGAACGGCGGGGACGGCAGCATGTCCTTCCACCGGGCGAAGTACATGGAAAAAGGCGGCCCGGACGGCGGGCACGGTGGGCGCGGGGGCAGCATCATCCTGCGCGCCATTGAAGGCGTCGAGAGTCTGGAGCGGCTGGTGGGCCGCCGCAAGTTCAAAGCCCCGAACGGCGCGTACGGCGAGGGCCGGCTGCGTCAGGGCTCAGACGGTGAGGACATCTACATCGACGTGCCGGTCGGCACCACCGCGTTCGATGAGGACAGCGGGAAGGTCATTGCGGACCTGGTGCGCGTCGGGCAGGAGAAGGTCATCGCACGCGGCGGCTTCGGCGGGCGCGGCAACAGCACCTTCACCAGCAGCACCCGGCAGGCCCCGCGGTTCGCCGAACTCGGCACGCCCGGCCAGAAACGCCGCGTCCGCCTGGAACTGCGCCTGATTGCGGACGTGGGCCTCGTAGGGTACCCGAATGCCGGGAAGAGCAGCCTGCTGGCCGCGCTGTCCCGCGCGAACCCCGCCATCGCGGACTACCCGTTCACGACCCTCTCC from Deinococcus taeanensis carries:
- a CDS encoding DUF1232 domain-containing protein; this encodes MKATWRDALALLFALGDRRTPAGAKLLALLALGYALLPLDLLPDLTPVLGVADDLLIVPTLLALAARTLPAPVLAQAQRRSLSVQRRLPWLVPAAAVTAAALVTLLGWAAWRALT
- a CDS encoding NTP transferase domain-containing protein; this translates as MNRQAETRWSAVVLGGGDPGDPFAAAHGVKVKPLIPVAGEPMALHVLRALRGSERVARVAYVGPLTPTLEGHVDVRVTDHGTLLSNLEAGVEALRGLGLTPGERVLVVTADVPMLTAADVRDVLDSAPLDAGLVYPVVRREICEAAYPGVKRTYARLRDGTFTGGNLFILDPALIGQFLPRLREVLAARKAPLRLAGLIGWDVLLRLLTGRLSVRQLEERVSGLLGVKACALVTPHAAVGTDVDKDADLALAERQLSAAPARS
- a CDS encoding sensor histidine kinase, translated to MRLTLRAQLALWAALATGLAVTLVAAGLYWSVNGFLRQAQEQRLLSVVEAVQGRVEGLLRPRPDENLLGTLLGVTTIAQTDLERIADDVDRRTVDLRVVAPQSGGLASVGTPNFPGGVPLNLRPGPGAYLTATGAHLILVRSLRAGTLLQVAVDARALREARQAFTRALTWLLPLALLLSLLVGWVVAGRLLRPVRALESAARAVGEGGDLRRPLPGAGHGDELARLALTLQRSYAHLADARDREQGFLRAAAHDLRSPLAALTARVEGTLARERDAARYRADLQEIGTDITRLATLANHLLLLARDPAAVQRAPVPLRDLAADAVDRARELDPLADVDLDAPQAVTVPGDRVLLGQAIWNLTTNAVRHAPGATVTVQVRAVSGGAAVTVQDDGPGVDEATLARLGEAFYRPDASRTADASGLSGHGLGLALARHVAQLHGGTLALQSAPGAGFRAALHLPGEGGAARAGATLGGNEQAGRDALERRGAGRR
- the rplU gene encoding 50S ribosomal protein L21, producing MFAIIQTGGKQYRVQEGDVIRVESLKGEAGDKLDLTPLFVGGDSASFGDAASKFTVNAEVVEHGRGEKIYVRKYKSGVQYRRRTGHRQDYTAIKILGIKG
- the rpmA gene encoding 50S ribosomal protein L27 — its product is MAHKKGVGSSKNGRDSNPKYLGVKKFGGEKVLAGNILVRQRGTKFKAGPNVGMGRDHTLFALENGQVVFTNRGAKGRFISIEVPTETAAD
- a CDS encoding response regulator transcription factor → MRLLLVEDDARIAQPTVSALREAGYAVTWAQTGPEGLEAAALGDYPLIILDVMLPGLDGFQIARELRSQGVESAILFLTARGELPDRVEGLDLGGDAYLVKPFAVPELLATLRALARRERGGAAPQVTFTGGRGTLDTVARTVTWDGAEVAVTGREYALLEVLAQSPERWFTREDLIDRVWGPEFGGEARIVDVYVRYVRRKLAPEAISSERGRGYRVER